GGGTTTGCGGGACGTGATGGTAGACACCCAGACCCAGCTTTTGAACGCGTCTGTACAGGCAGGCGTGCCCCGGTTTATTCCCTCAGACTTCTCCATTGATTTCACCCGGCTGGCCTACGGCAAGAACCGCAACCTGGACTTCAGGAAAGAATTTGGTGAGGTGCTGGACCAAGCGCCCATTGCCGGGACCTCGGTCTTGAACGGTATGTTCACAGACTTGCTCACTGGCCAGGCGCCGGTGGTGCTGTTCCCGTTAAAGCGCATCCTGTTCTGGGGCAACGCAGACCAACCCCTGGATTTCACTACCATCGCCAACACCGCAGAATACACCGCCCTGGTGGCCCTGGACGCCAACACGCCCCGCTACCTGCGCATTGCCGGTGACGTGCAATCGCCCAGAAGCCTGCAACGCGTCGCCAGTCAAGCCACAGGTCAACCCTTTAAACTCTTGAGAGCCGGCGGACTGGGCGTCTTGAACGTCCTAATTAAAGTAACCAAGACGCTCATGCGCAATAACCAGGAAGTGTTTCCACCGTGGCAAGGCATGCAGTACCTGCGCGACATGCTCAGCGGAGAAACCAAACTGCCATCACTGGACAATGACCGCTACCCCGGCATGCGCTGGACCAGCGTGCAAGAAGTGTTGGCCTCTAAAAAGTAAAAACCCGTTTTTGGCCTGTTTTCTGTAAAACAAGCCAAAAACGGGTTCGGTAGCTCTGCTGGACAAGACAATCCCCCAAGCCAAAACGGCTTAGCGGTTGGCCACAATCGCGAACTTCTGGTGCTTGGTATCCAATACCAGCGTAGTCCCCAAGAAGAGCTTGTTGCCCGTCATCCCGCCCATCCCCGAAAACCGCATCAAGGTAGTATTGATGAAGCTCATGCCTTCCATGTAGGTGGCTTGCTTGATAGGAATCTGCGTCTGGCCGAACGTGGCCGTTTTGCTGGTGTTGACGGTGAACGCCGTGAGGGTAGTGCCCCAGGAATTCACCTTGGTGGTGTCGGT
The nucleotide sequence above comes from Nibribacter ruber. Encoded proteins:
- a CDS encoding NmrA family NAD(P)-binding protein; the encoded protein is MTTSTSPNSPTIILAGATGHLGGLLTEELRKRGAHVRALVRVGTEAGKRSALQALGAEVVEVDFQNAPALAQACRGGACVVSAVSGLRDVMVDTQTQLLNASVQAGVPRFIPSDFSIDFTRLAYGKNRNLDFRKEFGEVLDQAPIAGTSVLNGMFTDLLTGQAPVVLFPLKRILFWGNADQPLDFTTIANTAEYTALVALDANTPRYLRIAGDVQSPRSLQRVASQATGQPFKLLRAGGLGVLNVLIKVTKTLMRNNQEVFPPWQGMQYLRDMLSGETKLPSLDNDRYPGMRWTSVQEVLASKK